A genomic window from Salvia miltiorrhiza cultivar Shanhuang (shh) chromosome 5, IMPLAD_Smil_shh, whole genome shotgun sequence includes:
- the LOC131024246 gene encoding GDSL esterase/lipase At4g16230-like: MGNLLQKPIYALSQFLIVILMFIVELRLCSSAAAPANFIFGDSLVDAGNNNYIASLSKADFAPNGIDFGMPTGRYTNGRTIVDILGQEIGLSGFTPPYLAPTTEGAAILQGVNYASGGGGIFNHTGKIFGGRLNLDAQLDNFANTRQAIISTIGEDAATNLFQNALFSIAIGSNDFINNYLTPVISKVEQHLVSPQSFVAAMISRFRTQLMRLKSMGAKNIIVANVGPIGCIPFQREMNPSAGNECVDFPNQLAQLFNAQLRSLVQQLNTNLDGSNFIYADVYHIVHDIIRNYTSYGFENSNSACCHSMGRFGGLIPCGPTSKVCEDRSKYVFWDPYHPTDAANSIIAKRLMHGSAIDIWPMNIRQLLIN, from the exons ATGGGAAATCTATTACAAAAACCAATCTATGCTTTGTCCCAATTCTTGATTGTAATACTAATGTTTATTGTTGAGTTAAGGTTATGTTCTTCCGCAGCGGCACCAGCCAATTTCATTTTTGGAGATTCTCTAGTTGATGCTGGCAACAACAACTACATTGCTTCTCTATCTAAAGCAGATTTTGCCCCAAATGGGATCGATTTTGGCATGCCCACAGGCAGATACACCAACGGCAGAACCATAGTCGACATTTTAG GACAAGAAATAGGTCTTAGTGGCTTCACTCCTCCATATTTGGCACCAACTACAGAAGGAGCAGCAATTTTACAAGGCGTCAACTACgcttccggcggcggcggcatcTTTAATCACACTGGCAAAATCTTC GGTGGGAGACTAAATTTGGATGCTCAGCTTGACAATTTCGCAAACACAAGGCAGGCAATAATCTCAACAATTGGTGAAGATGCAGCAACAAACCTCTTCCAAAATGCACTTTTTTCAATAGCAATCGGATCGAACGATTTCATCAACAATTACCTGACGCCAGTTATCTCAAAAGTTGAACAACATCTCGTTTCACCTCAATCATTCGTGGCAGCCATGATTTCAAGATTCAGAACTCAACTTATG AGACTTAAAAGCATGGGTGCAAAAAATATTATCGTGGCAAATGTGGGGCCAATTGGGTGCATCCCATTTCAGAGAGAGATGAATCCATCTGCAGGAAATGAATGTGTTGATTTCCCCAATCAACTTGCACAACTGTTCAATGCCCAACTCAGGAGTCTTGTGCAACAACTTAACACAAATCTTGATGGATCCAACTTTATTTATGCAGATGTCTACCATATCGTCCACGATATTATCCGGAATTATACGTCATACG gatttgagaattcaaaTTCAGCGTGTTGCCATAGTATGGGTAGATTTGGAGGGCTAATTCCATGTGGGCCCACCTCCAAAGTTTGTGAGGATCGATCAAAATACGTTTTTTGGGACCCTTATCACCCAACTGACGCGGCCAATTCCATTATAGCAAAGCGACTTATGCACGGCAGCGCTATCGATATTTGGCCTATGAATATTAGGCAGTTACTCATAAATTGA